The DNA region CGTCGCGGCCGCGTGGCGCGGCCTGGCGCTCCGCGACCACGCCGGCGCCACGCAGCTCGAGCGCGTGCTCTGGCTCAACATCGGCCTCGACGCGGGGTACGTGGGAGTCGGCGCCACGCTCGCCGTCACCGCCTGGCTCCTCGGCCGACGGCTGGGGGGCGTGGGGGCGGGGCTGGGGATCGTCACGCAGGGCCTCGCCCTGCTCGTGCTCGACCTGATCGCCGCATCCCAGATTCGTAGTTGAGCGCAGAGGCGGAGGACGGAGCAGCGGAGAACGATGAAGCGGAGGACGACAGGGCGTGAGACGATACGGCGGCCCTCTCGGCTCGACGCGCCACGCTCGAAGGGTCCGCCTCATCGTCTCACGCTGCATCGTCCTCCGCCGTTCCGTTCTCCGCCGTTCCGTCCTCCGATTTTCACGACGATGTCAGAGATCACGCTGGACCTCAGGGATCGCCCCAAGGCGCAGGCCTACGCGGAGCTCGACCAGCACGTCCGCGCCGTCCTCGAAGGCGTCTCCGATCCCATCGCCGCCATGGCGACGGTCAGCTGCCTCGTGCACCACGCGTTCGGCCACCTGTGGACCGGCTTCTACCGCGTCGTCGAACCCGGCGCGCTGCTGCGGGTCGGGCCGTACCAGGGCACGCTCGGCTGCCTCGAGATCGCGTTCGGGCGCGGCGTCTGCGGCACCGCGGCGGCCGAGGGGCGCACGGTGGTCGTCGAGGACGTGCACGCGTTCCCGGGCCACATCGCCTGCGACGGCCGTTCGCTGAGCGAGATCGTCGTCCCCGTGTACGACGCGGCGGGGACGCTGCTGGCGGTGTTCGACGTCGATTCCGAGCACCGCGCCACCTTCGACGACGACGACCGCGCGGGGCTGGAGCGGATCCTCGCCTGGTTCCGCGAAGCACCGGCGCTGGCCGCGCTGTAGATTCCCCGCCCCGCCTCACCCGCACGACGGGCTCGATGACCGGCTACTCCGATCGCATCCACCACGCGCTCGCCTTCGCGGACAAGCACCACGACCGCGAGGTGCGCAAGGGCACGCGGCTGCCATACTTCACGGCGCCCGCGAACCTCGCCGTCATGCTCACGCGCTACGGGCAGGACGAGGCGACGGTGGTCGCCGGCGTGCTGCGCCAGACCGTCGAGGACTACCTGCGCGACGGCTACAGCGTGGACGCGGTGCGCGAGCGGCTGGCCGACAAGTTCGGCGAGACGACGGTGGACGTGCTGCTGGCCGCGGTTCCGCGCCGCCTCGACGACGACGGCATCGAGCTGTCGCACGAGGAGCAGAAGGGCGACCTGCTGGCGCGCCTCGCCGCCGCGCCCGACGCCGCGCGCTGGGTGTGCGCCGCGCACGAGGTGCACGAGGCGAGCGCGCTGCT from Roseisolibacter agri includes:
- a CDS encoding DUF6992 family protein codes for the protein MWSDTLLALERAHLLRVALWSGGSILAGSLLLALLAVRGRLAASALVKHFAIQTAAWGAVSLALVAAAWRGLALRDHAGATQLERVLWLNIGLDAGYVGVGATLAVTAWLLGRRLGGVGAGLGIVTQGLALLVLDLIAASQIRS
- a CDS encoding GAF domain-containing protein; the protein is MSEITLDLRDRPKAQAYAELDQHVRAVLEGVSDPIAAMATVSCLVHHAFGHLWTGFYRVVEPGALLRVGPYQGTLGCLEIAFGRGVCGTAAAEGRTVVVEDVHAFPGHIACDGRSLSEIVVPVYDAAGTLLAVFDVDSEHRATFDDDDRAGLERILAWFREAPALAAL
- a CDS encoding HD domain-containing protein translates to MTGYSDRIHHALAFADKHHDREVRKGTRLPYFTAPANLAVMLTRYGQDEATVVAGVLRQTVEDYLRDGYSVDAVRERLADKFGETTVDVLLAAVPRRLDDDGIELSHEEQKGDLLARLAAAPDAARWVCAAHEVHEASALLADLRRTSFPESVWQRVSEGRDARLRWYQQVAEQLLAVGFDTPVVAELRAAADALTTAASGVEQS